A stretch of Electrophorus electricus isolate fEleEle1 chromosome 3, fEleEle1.pri, whole genome shotgun sequence DNA encodes these proteins:
- the LOC113585997 gene encoding desmoglein-4-like has protein sequence MMSCSSLSQVLILFLAVKVLIAPVHCQKQRRSQRLRREWVIPSIKLWENKRYTLDDNIGRILSDMSVDLYYTLKGPGADQPPYNLFLVDKNGNVHVTGILDREEIPEYNLVANAWFRNNTIAEKNMNLFFKVLDENDNPPVFTEPEPVSIYEGSPGGTFVTRIIATDADLPGSLHTKISYKIINQDPDNGKLFFTINKHSGNIYVKDSSLDRETQNSYVLTVKATDMDGDENGNSATTTVQINLLDINDNMPTLDKDEYVVSVDENMADAEVLRIPAMDKDEERTDNWYAIFQIVSGNEDGYFAFKTDPNTNEGILYVVKPIDFETAPNLQLGVMVENKAPPGLGGGVGSGGGDGAGGGAPGTGTGSGVEGAGGSGSRPGKPSTGFTNTGLLKQKIYSLKVNVNNKLEGPKYNPKTKHLSMSENNKGNSIPRVIATYPAIDGDTGRNAENVRYAKGYDPANWLAIDEQTAEITLTKEPDRESTYLINGTYYAKILCLTNDIPSKTATGTIAIQVEDFNDHCPRLTSLVQDMCTIQGALYVSAMDEDPPPNGIPFTFSIVPEKTQGKWSIEHLNDTTAILRTQETLWPGPKEVTVQVHDQQGLSCPEPQVLKVDVCTCDISGHCSPDVRKLKGSVLGGAGISLILLGLLMLLLIPLLLLSCQCGKAGFGGDFVDMPFDTKEHLITYNTEGLGEDRDVPLYIKPGTDATDVGGCTENGHWMNGQFMNNQWVTNHLGNSQTVTDRTNMAWKDDGLALSEQFLNHYYSGKCQELDSTAMNSLLVYNEEGRGSPAGSVSSLSFLDSGNDLEFLNDLESKFTTLAEICGGTKFMTAISAPAPAAAAAAAPTPTPAPVLAPPRPRPTIEAVSTNINTINAVNTTSTVNTASAISAHARPAQPSSVHVERNVVVNDSHTSIVTDATPAQTVLVQQQPLYYVVEPQVPSTVLLTERPAVGLGQGMYVLNGAEGVLVQGSVGAKNTGLLRSANQSGSQVLLVERGAQGGQILQGTLQRGGPTSSQGLLLVEAQGGSVIDGAFKRGFTTAGGLHVEGAGGSSGIVHGSQQRGMTTSSWSQSETVGLNRNSYQVSGLPTSRKVVIQEKKVVSSQGNL, from the exons ATGATGTCCTGCTCTTCACTGAGCCAGGTTCTGATCCTCTTCTTGGCTGTAAAG GTCCTGATTGCTCCAGTACACTGCCAGAAGCAGAGAAGGAGCCAGCGACTCAGGCGGGAATGGGTGATCCCTTCCATCAAGCTTTGGGAGAATAAGAGATACACTTTAGATGATAACATTGGCAGA ATCCTCTCAGATATGAGTGTTGACCTGTACTACACACTGAAGGGTCCAGGCGCTGACCAGCCACCCTATAATTTATTTCTGGTGGACAAAAACGGAAATGTTCACGTTACAGGCATTCTGGATAGAGAGGAAATACCAGAGTACAAT CTTGTCGCAAATGCTTGGTTTAGAAATAACACCATCgctgaaaaaaacatgaatttatTCTTTAAAGTACTTGATGAGAATGATAACCCACCAGTGTTTACTGAGCCAGAGCCAGTGAGCATTTATGAAGGCAGTCCTGGTG GTACGTTTGTAACTCGCATAATTGCGACAGATGCAGATTTGCCGGGATCTCTTCACACAAAGATATCTTACAAAATAATCAACCAGGATCCAGATAATGGGAAGCTCTTCTTTACCATTAATAAACACTCTGGAAATATCTACGTAAAGGACTCATCACTTGATAGAgag ACCCAAAATTCTTATGTTCTGACCGTGAAGGCCACTGATATGGATGGTGATGAAAATGGCAACTCTGCAACAACCACAGTACAGATCAATCTCTTAGACATTAATGACAACATGCCCACTTTGGACAAGGATGAG TATGTAGTGTCTGTCGATGAGAACATGGCTGATGCAGAAGTTCTGCGTATCCCGGCTATGGACAAAGATGAGGAGAGGACAGACAACTGGTATGCCATATTTCAGATTGTCTCAGGAAATGAGGATGGATATTTTGCCTTTAAAACGGACCCAAACACAAATGAGGGAATCCTGTATGTAGTCAAG CCTATTGACTTTGAGACTGCCCCTAATCTGCAGTTGGGTGTGATGGTTGAAAATAAAGCCCCTCCAGGGCTAGGAGGAGGGGTGGGATCAGGGGGCGGGGAtggtgctggaggaggagctccTGGTACAGGAACAGGCAGTGGAGTGGAAGGAGCAGGTGGTTCAGGAAGCAGACCTGGAAAACCTAGCACTGGATTTACCAACACAGGCCTATTAAAGCAGAAGATATATTCTTTGAAAGTCAACGTGAACAATAAGCTGGAGGGACCTAAATACAATCCAAAAACTAAACATCTATCTATGTCAGAGAACAATAAGGGCAATTCCATTCCAAGGGTTATTGCCACTTACCCTGCCATAGATGGTGACACGggcagaaatgcagaaaatgtcag atatgCTAAAGGTTATGATCCTGCAAACTGGCTAGCCATTGATGAACAAACAGCTGAAATCACACTGACTAAGGAACCAGACCGAGAATCAACTTATCTCATCAATGGAACCTACTATGCAAAGATCCTCTGTCTAACAAATG ACATTCCCTCAAAGACTGCTACAGGCACCATCGCCATCCAGGTTGAGGATTTTAATGACCACTGCCCAAGACTGACCAGCCTTGTACAGGACATGTGCACCATACAGGGAGCGCTGTATGTTTCTGCCATGGATGAAGACCCTCCACCCAATGGCATTCCTTTCACCTTCTCCATTGTTCCAGAAAAAACCCAGGGAAAATGGAGCATTGAGCACTTAAATG ATACAACAGCCATTTTGAGGACCCAAGAGACTCTGTGGCCAGGGCCTAAGGAAGTGACAGTGCAGGTGCATGACCAGCAGGGGCTGTCATGTCCGGAGCCACAGGTGCTAAAGGTGGACGTGTGCACCTGTGATATCAGTGGCCATTGCTCTCCGGATGTACGTAAACTGAAGGGCTCAGTACTTGGTGGTGCAGGGATCAGTCTGATCCTCCTGGGACTTCTCATGCTATTAC TCATCCCACTCTTGCTGTTGTCCTGCCAATGTGGAAAAGCTGGTTTCGGAGGAGACTTTGTCGATATGCCCTTTGACACCAAAGAGCACCTGATCACCTACAATACAGAAGGGCTGGGAGAAGACCGG GATGTGCCTTTATACATCAAACCAGGAACTGATGCAACAGATGTAGGTGGCTGCACAGAGAATGGCCATTGGATGAATGGCCAATTCATGAATAACCAATGGGTGACTAACCATTTGGGGAATAGCCAAACGGTGACTGACAGGACAAATATGGCCTGGAAAGATGATGGATTGGCCCTTTCTGAACAATTCTTGAATCATTACTACTCAGGG AAGTGTCAGGAGCTAGATAGCACTGCCATGAACTCGTTGCTGGTGTACAACGAGGAAGGTCGTGGGTCCCCTGCAGGTTCTGTGAGCAGCTTGAGCTTCCTTGACTCTGGCAATGATCTGGAGTTCCTTAATGACCTCGAGTCAAAGTTTACCACTCTTGCTGAGATATGTGGAGGGACAAAGTTCATGACAGCCATctcagctcctgctcctgctgctgctgctgctgctgctcctactcctactcctgCTCCTGTTCTTGCACCTCCTCGTCCAAGACCTACTATAGAAGCAGTCTCTACAAACATCAACACCATCAATGCTGTTAACACCACCAGCACTGTCAACACTGCCAGCGCTATTAGCGCACATGCCAGACCCGCCCAGCCTTCATCTGTGCATGTGGAGAGGAATGTGGTGGTTAACGACAGCCATACTTCGATAGTGACCGATGCGACACCGGCCCAGACTGTGTTGGTGCAACAGCAGCCTTTGTACTACGTGGTGGAGCCACAGGTCCCCAGCACCGTCCTGCTGACCGAGAGGCCTGCCGTCGGCCTGGGGCAGGGCATGTATGTGCTGAACGGGGCCGAGGGGGTTCTGGTTCAGGGCTCTGTTGGAGCCAAGAACACAGGCCTGCTGCGGTCAGCTAACCAGTCTGGATCGCAGGTGCTGTTGGTGGAGAGGGGTGCACAAGGTGGACAGATCCTCCAGGGCACACTGCAGCGAGGAGGGCCCACTAGCTCTCAAGGTCTGCTGCTAGTGGAGGCGCAGGGTGGCTCTGTGATAGATGGAGCCTTCAAGAGAGGTTTTACTACAGCTGGTGGGTTGCACGTGGAAGGGGCGGGGGGGTCATCGGGAATTGTTCATGGCTCGCAGCAGAGGGGCATGACCACCAGCTCATGGTCACAGAGTGAGACTGTGGGATTGAATAGAAATTCTTACCAGGTAAGCGGACTTCCAACCTCACGGAAAGTTGTCATCCAAGAAAAGAAGGTTGTATCAAGTCAAGGCAATCTGTAA